The Planctomycetota bacterium genome window below encodes:
- a CDS encoding transcriptional regulator has protein sequence MRRKERGAQLLRILKLIRLFEHSRFGLTIAELQRETGVTRRTIYRDLALLEEAGYRFVREGAGAGEARKWRFPPGLQKAPGKPYTESELLSLYFCMNLLQPLRGTPLRDGIESLVSKIEATFPSDEREYLGDLVFTHVAKLTPSKDYRRHAATVSALSRACLEHRKVELTYRATDDQSKTYAFSPYCIAYYGGDLYTIGWSDLRQSIRTLRVDRILSIRPTTQKFQRPEDFDPEDYLGRSFGMYSEGEQTRVAIEFDREAARAVQEREWHPTQRVEPRPGGGILLRMTVQGLPEVARWVLSHAPYARVVDPPELREMVARSAAAAARAHGG, from the coding sequence ATGCGGCGGAAGGAGCGCGGCGCGCAGCTTCTGCGGATCCTGAAGCTCATCCGGCTCTTCGAGCACTCCCGGTTCGGACTCACGATCGCCGAGCTTCAGCGCGAAACGGGCGTGACCCGTCGGACGATCTACCGGGACCTGGCGCTTCTTGAAGAAGCCGGCTATCGCTTCGTCCGCGAGGGCGCCGGGGCCGGCGAGGCGCGCAAGTGGCGCTTTCCGCCGGGCCTGCAGAAGGCCCCCGGCAAGCCTTACACGGAGTCCGAGCTCCTGTCGCTCTACTTCTGCATGAACCTGCTGCAACCCCTGCGGGGAACCCCCCTTCGGGACGGGATCGAGTCGCTCGTCTCCAAGATCGAGGCGACGTTTCCGAGCGACGAGCGCGAATACCTGGGAGATCTCGTCTTCACCCACGTGGCCAAACTGACGCCTTCGAAGGACTATCGGCGCCACGCCGCGACCGTGAGCGCCCTCTCCCGGGCGTGTCTCGAGCACCGCAAGGTGGAACTGACCTACCGGGCCACCGACGACCAGTCGAAGACCTACGCCTTCTCCCCCTACTGCATCGCCTACTACGGCGGCGACCTCTATACGATCGGCTGGAGCGACCTGCGGCAGTCGATCCGCACGCTGCGCGTGGACCGGATTCTTTCGATCCGTCCCACGACGCAGAAGTTCCAGCGGCCGGAGGACTTCGACCCCGAGGACTACCTGGGCCGGAGCTTCGGGATGTACTCCGAGGGCGAACAGACGCGCGTGGCCATCGAGTTCGACCGCGAAGCCGCGCGCGCGGTTCAGGAGCGCGAATGGCACCCCACCCAGCGGGTCGAGCCGCGCCCGGGAGGAGGGATTCTGCTTCGGATGACCGTGCAGGGCCTGCCGGAGGTCGCCCGCTGGGTTCTGTCCCACGCGCCCTACGCGCGGGTCGTGGATCCTCCCGAGCTGCGCGAGATGGTGGCCCGAAGCGCCGCGGCCGCCGCCCGGGCCCACGGAGGCTGA
- a CDS encoding MBL fold metallo-hydrolase: MRTLAILALGLVGATPQEKGLEIRWIDVEGGAATLIVTPEGESLLMDCGWPGERDAERIARTVREAGLSRIDHFLVSHWHVDHWGGLEELARRVPIARFYDHGFPEGSPRDIDPKLKEAYLRVTGGKSVVLAPGDEVPLKGAAVRIVSAHGRVLGEPPGAPQVRPCAANPEHPARPEDASDNARSLGFVLEFRGFRFLNLGDLTWNVEHKLVCPADRVGAVDVYQVTHHGLDISNHPALLAAAAPTVAVINNGPRKGGSAETYRRLRAVAGLKDVFQVHRNVATGAGDNAPPECVANDGERCEGAGIRLAVEPSGKAYTVEVPSKGTRRTYATKAR, translated from the coding sequence ATGAGGACGCTGGCGATCCTGGCGCTGGGGCTGGTCGGGGCGACTCCCCAGGAGAAGGGGCTGGAGATCCGCTGGATCGACGTCGAGGGGGGCGCCGCGACGCTGATCGTGACCCCGGAGGGGGAATCGCTTCTCATGGATTGCGGGTGGCCGGGAGAGCGGGACGCGGAACGGATCGCGCGGACGGTGCGGGAGGCCGGACTGTCGCGGATCGATCATTTTCTCGTCAGCCATTGGCATGTGGACCACTGGGGCGGACTCGAGGAGCTGGCCCGGAGGGTTCCGATCGCCCGGTTCTACGATCACGGGTTTCCCGAAGGCTCCCCGCGGGACATCGACCCCAAGCTCAAGGAGGCGTACCTTCGCGTGACGGGGGGAAAGTCGGTGGTGCTGGCGCCCGGGGACGAGGTCCCGCTCAAGGGCGCCGCGGTGCGGATCGTGAGCGCGCACGGACGGGTGCTCGGCGAGCCGCCCGGGGCGCCGCAGGTCCGCCCCTGCGCGGCCAATCCGGAGCATCCGGCGCGACCGGAGGACGCCTCCGACAACGCCCGGAGCCTCGGATTCGTCCTCGAGTTCCGGGGATTCCGGTTTCTCAATCTCGGCGATCTGACCTGGAACGTCGAGCACAAGCTCGTCTGTCCCGCCGACCGGGTGGGCGCCGTGGATGTCTATCAGGTGACGCATCACGGCCTGGACATTTCGAACCATCCGGCGCTTCTGGCCGCGGCGGCGCCCACGGTGGCGGTGATCAACAACGGTCCGCGCAAAGGGGGCAGCGCCGAGACCTACCGGCGGCTCCGCGCGGTGGCGGGCCTGAAGGACGTGTTCCAGGTGCACCGCAATGTGGCCACCGGCGCGGGGGACAACGCGCCGCCGGAGTGCGTGGCCAACGACGGCGAGCGCTGCGAGGGGGCGGGGATCCGCCTGGCGGTGGAGCCCTCCGGCAAGGCTTACACGGTCGAGGTCCCCTCCAAGGGCACGCGCCGGACGTACGCTACGAAGGCGCGCTGA
- a CDS encoding aspartate aminotransferase family protein: MTIEHPGEPRSNDVRRLIGEREPKGLRTYTPTQLVIAKSAGVFHWTPDGRKLYDFTSGVLVANLGHNPADWHKRFLRYMGWADRPAGGAFFEAVPLTAYNAITQVEAEAVRRLTACLQARPGGRRLEQVLWAASGSEAVQKALWASLAFNPSRDRILATRDGFHGKKGLAEAVTGNENDRNRDPRVRFIRFPKQECADLSLRGAPYDPSPVLAELEAIRAEGRGVACLITEPYLGGGGSYHPPKSYLQALQDWCRRNDVIFILDEIQSNFGRTGKLFAFETYGLEPDIVVLGKGLGNGVPVACAVGRADVLGSLGYGEGSDTYSANPLGCAAVLATLDLYEQTDILERARRVSRVLEAGLVELKKTPLIRHVRGEEGGMVWGLEAAEAAGRPAAEVANALVLAAYRGDGRGRGVHLLGPLSQKVIRVAPPLVLSETEARDALEALTACFRETERRLSGKP; the protein is encoded by the coding sequence ATGACGATCGAGCATCCCGGAGAGCCCCGGTCCAACGACGTGCGCCGCCTCATCGGCGAGCGCGAGCCCAAGGGGTTGCGCACCTACACCCCCACCCAGCTCGTCATCGCCAAGAGCGCCGGCGTCTTTCATTGGACGCCGGACGGACGCAAGCTCTACGACTTCACGTCGGGAGTGCTCGTGGCCAACCTGGGCCACAACCCGGCCGACTGGCACAAGCGCTTCCTGCGCTACATGGGCTGGGCCGACCGGCCCGCCGGAGGAGCGTTCTTCGAAGCGGTGCCGTTGACGGCGTACAACGCCATCACCCAGGTCGAGGCCGAGGCGGTGCGGCGCCTCACGGCGTGCCTCCAGGCGCGCCCCGGCGGCCGCCGGCTGGAACAGGTCCTCTGGGCGGCCTCCGGATCCGAAGCGGTCCAGAAGGCGCTCTGGGCGTCGCTCGCCTTCAACCCTTCCCGCGACCGGATCCTGGCCACGCGCGACGGCTTCCATGGGAAAAAGGGGCTCGCCGAGGCGGTCACCGGAAACGAAAACGACCGCAACCGCGACCCGCGGGTCCGCTTCATCCGCTTTCCGAAACAGGAGTGCGCCGACCTTTCCCTGCGCGGGGCGCCCTACGATCCCTCCCCCGTCCTGGCGGAACTGGAGGCGATTCGCGCCGAAGGACGCGGCGTCGCGTGCCTGATCACGGAACCCTATCTTGGGGGCGGCGGATCGTACCATCCCCCCAAGAGTTACCTCCAGGCGCTCCAGGACTGGTGCCGACGGAACGACGTGATCTTCATCCTCGACGAGATCCAGTCCAACTTCGGCCGCACCGGGAAGCTCTTCGCCTTCGAAACCTACGGCCTGGAGCCCGACATCGTGGTCCTCGGAAAGGGGCTCGGAAACGGCGTGCCCGTCGCCTGCGCGGTGGGACGGGCGGACGTGCTGGGCTCTCTCGGCTACGGAGAAGGCTCCGACACCTACAGCGCCAACCCGCTGGGCTGCGCCGCCGTCCTGGCGACGCTCGATCTCTACGAGCAGACGGACATCCTCGAACGCGCGCGGCGCGTCTCGCGCGTCCTGGAGGCGGGCCTCGTCGAGCTCAAGAAGACGCCGCTCATCCGGCACGTGCGGGGCGAGGAGGGCGGAATGGTCTGGGGACTGGAGGCCGCGGAGGCGGCGGGCCGGCCGGCCGCGGAGGTGGCCAACGCGCTCGTGCTGGCCGCCTACCGGGGCGACGGCCGCGGCCGCGGAGTCCACCTCCTGGGGCCGCTGTCCCAGAAGGTCATCCGGGTGGCGCCTCCCCTGGTCCTCTCGGAAACGGAAGCCCGCGACGCCCTGGAGGCTCTGACGGCCTGCTTCCGCGAAACCGAGCGCCGCCTCTCCGGAAAACCCTAG
- a CDS encoding Gfo/Idh/MocA family oxidoreductase, with product MSPPSAPRRLRAGMVGMGMIFEETYRPLFEALHASGLYRRDFGDVDVELAAVATRTGERARRYKAQARGRVADFTSFEGPDAAARLVDSDVDFVCVATPDDRHFDVARRALAAGRHVLIEKPSVLRLQELDALTALAREKEVLAKVVYHKLCDPDHKKLRTLVADGELRHVNNGYCSLLEPKSISGGQFAEWIRGRNPGTYVAVHYIKLIDFTFGGRLKTVTCAGQRGIVGPPDGNTWDSTQLRLVYEYPDGREAAFDIHTSWVNPDNFPGYVEQEVQFRFDNGVWNGHSRKRGVELTVEGRTPQPLKITLNTHYNGTFLEPWGERSQRGYGIEVLRRFVEEVAYVEYGGPRESRRERLARMRALAYNDLSADRQVVAAVHAMEALLAHAARGEPDGVVRVERDGRLNLYLPGRAEPVVLYARQESPP from the coding sequence ATGAGCCCCCCCTCCGCTCCCCGCCGCCTGCGCGCGGGCATGGTCGGCATGGGCATGATCTTCGAGGAGACCTACCGGCCCCTCTTCGAAGCCCTGCACGCGTCCGGCCTTTACCGCCGCGACTTCGGAGACGTCGACGTGGAGCTCGCGGCCGTGGCCACCCGCACCGGCGAGCGCGCCCGGCGCTACAAGGCGCAGGCCCGCGGCCGGGTGGCCGATTTCACCAGCTTCGAAGGGCCGGACGCCGCCGCGCGCCTCGTGGACTCGGACGTCGACTTCGTCTGCGTGGCCACCCCGGACGACCGGCACTTCGACGTCGCCCGCCGCGCCCTGGCCGCGGGGCGCCACGTGCTCATCGAGAAGCCCTCGGTGCTGCGCCTTCAGGAACTCGACGCGCTGACCGCCCTGGCCCGCGAGAAGGAAGTCCTGGCCAAGGTCGTCTATCACAAGCTCTGCGACCCGGACCACAAGAAGCTCCGGACCCTCGTGGCCGACGGCGAGCTCCGTCACGTCAACAACGGCTACTGCTCCCTTCTGGAACCCAAGAGCATTTCGGGCGGACAGTTCGCCGAATGGATCCGCGGCCGCAACCCCGGCACCTACGTGGCCGTCCATTACATCAAGCTCATCGACTTCACCTTCGGCGGACGGCTCAAGACCGTCACCTGCGCCGGCCAGCGCGGCATCGTGGGCCCCCCGGACGGAAACACCTGGGACTCGACGCAGCTTCGTCTCGTCTACGAGTACCCCGACGGCCGCGAGGCGGCTTTCGACATTCACACGAGCTGGGTGAACCCCGACAACTTTCCGGGCTACGTCGAACAGGAGGTCCAGTTCCGCTTCGACAACGGCGTCTGGAACGGACACTCGCGCAAGCGGGGCGTGGAGCTGACGGTCGAGGGACGCACGCCGCAGCCCCTCAAGATCACGCTCAACACCCATTACAACGGCACGTTTCTCGAGCCCTGGGGGGAACGCAGCCAGCGCGGATACGGGATCGAGGTCCTGCGCCGGTTCGTCGAGGAGGTCGCCTACGTGGAGTACGGCGGCCCCCGCGAGAGCCGCCGGGAACGCCTCGCCCGCATGCGCGCGCTGGCCTACAACGACCTTTCGGCCGACCGCCAGGTGGTCGCCGCGGTCCATGCCATGGAGGCCCTTCTCGCGCACGCCGCGCGCGGCGAGCCCGACGGCGTGGTCCGCGTGGAGCGGGACGGACGCCTGAACCTCTATCTGCCGGGCCGCGCGGAGCCCGTCGTGCTCTACGCGCGGCAGGAATCCCCGCCATGA
- a CDS encoding archaemetzincin, translated as MKVRTDRDSTFRIVRIYYNEAHAVGGDLMSVEFERGRAPRRQRPPRPGEWRAVFPEEGQTFDDYAATCANRRAPGRQVFYLRPLGDAERLWGPLLELLRAYVEAFFQAPARLLESLPVAEGTLDSTRLLGELSRGTPADALGVLGVTDRPLGALGMRFVFGESRLGGPAGVASLARLATPDGELFLRRALRLTTHELGHVLGIRHCIFYECVMEGANSLAEADRHPLEPCPVDARKLRWNLGFDPSARERALEKFFRETAAGPKRYGDAAARKA; from the coding sequence ATGAAAGTGCGGACGGATCGCGATTCGACGTTCCGAATCGTCCGTATTTACTACAATGAGGCGCATGCCGTCGGGGGCGATCTCATGAGCGTGGAGTTCGAGCGCGGGCGCGCGCCCCGCCGGCAACGCCCCCCGCGGCCGGGAGAATGGCGGGCGGTCTTTCCCGAGGAAGGCCAGACGTTCGACGACTATGCGGCCACCTGCGCCAACCGGCGCGCGCCGGGGCGGCAGGTGTTCTATCTTCGTCCGCTGGGCGACGCCGAACGGCTTTGGGGGCCGCTCCTGGAACTCCTGAGGGCGTATGTGGAAGCCTTCTTTCAAGCGCCGGCGCGCCTGCTCGAATCCCTCCCCGTGGCCGAAGGAACGCTCGATTCGACGCGGCTTCTCGGGGAGCTTTCGCGGGGAACGCCGGCGGACGCGCTGGGCGTGCTGGGGGTGACGGACCGGCCGCTCGGGGCCCTGGGCATGAGGTTCGTTTTCGGGGAGAGTCGTCTGGGCGGCCCGGCGGGGGTGGCGTCCCTGGCGCGGCTGGCGACGCCGGACGGGGAATTGTTCCTCCGCCGCGCGCTTCGCCTGACGACCCATGAGCTCGGACACGTCCTCGGAATCCGGCACTGCATCTTCTACGAGTGCGTGATGGAAGGCGCCAATTCGCTGGCGGAGGCCGACCGCCATCCTCTGGAGCCCTGTCCCGTGGATGCGCGCAAGCTCCGATGGAACCTGGGGTTCGACCCGTCCGCGCGGGAGCGGGCGCTGGAGAAGTTCTTTCGGGAGACGGCGGCGGGTCCAAAAAGGTATGGTGACGCCGCGGCGAGGAAGGCATAA
- a CDS encoding FAD-dependent thymidylate synthase, with product MRFDPEPEVELQNAFRDPYNTVVAAARTCYSPRVVTPEDVARDERARRIRDRIYDSIYEAGHHTTIQHPTFLFVLRRVSRQFLWSFLHAHPFYNSEQVSQRYVEVKPENFATPPLEGRARDVYRAAIGRMMQAYFDLIEKIGPDVEAEYFRLYPARRRSKEKWESAIHKRVLEVARYVLPVATHAHLYHTVSGLTLHRYRRLCLQFDTPLENRRVVEKMVAAVEALDPDFFRGTNDPVPLEETLEYRAFVEAGRAQGGPGGEDFIREFDRDLGPWRSKLVDHKARGEATLAQAVRSVLGLPREKLPDGAAIDLVLNPARNRILGESLVLTTLSKLSRTMNHPHFTFRKKLSHTADSQDQRHRMVPGSRPILRAHFVPGRPDYVLPPVLERNAAAAESVAGLFRHVWRAIDELLGLGVPWEFAQYLLPNAFPIRFEESGDLLHFHHKWTTRLCYLAQEEIWRCCVEEVRQVSGIHPLIGRHLAAPCALRKTAGATPYCPEGNRFCGVRVWELPVERYERVI from the coding sequence ATGAGGTTCGATCCCGAACCGGAAGTCGAGCTGCAGAACGCCTTCCGGGATCCCTACAATACCGTCGTCGCGGCCGCCCGCACCTGCTATTCCCCGCGCGTCGTCACCCCCGAGGACGTCGCCCGCGACGAGCGCGCCCGCCGGATCCGCGACCGCATCTACGACTCGATCTACGAGGCCGGCCACCACACGACGATCCAGCATCCCACCTTCCTCTTCGTGCTGCGCCGCGTCTCCCGCCAGTTCCTCTGGAGCTTCCTCCACGCGCACCCCTTCTACAACTCCGAGCAGGTCAGCCAGCGCTACGTCGAAGTCAAGCCCGAGAATTTCGCCACGCCGCCCCTCGAAGGCCGCGCCCGGGACGTCTACCGCGCCGCCATCGGCCGCATGATGCAGGCGTACTTCGACCTGATCGAAAAAATCGGCCCCGACGTGGAGGCCGAATACTTCAGGCTCTACCCCGCCCGCCGGCGCTCGAAGGAGAAGTGGGAAAGCGCCATCCACAAGCGCGTCCTCGAAGTCGCCCGGTACGTCCTGCCCGTGGCCACCCACGCGCACCTCTATCACACCGTCTCGGGTCTCACGCTCCACCGCTACCGCCGGCTCTGCCTCCAGTTCGACACCCCGCTCGAAAACCGGCGGGTCGTCGAAAAAATGGTCGCCGCCGTCGAGGCGCTCGACCCCGACTTCTTCCGCGGGACGAACGACCCGGTGCCGCTCGAGGAAACCCTCGAATACCGCGCCTTCGTCGAGGCCGGACGGGCCCAGGGCGGCCCGGGCGGCGAGGACTTCATCCGGGAGTTCGACCGGGATCTCGGGCCCTGGCGCTCGAAGCTCGTGGACCATAAGGCCCGCGGGGAGGCGACCCTCGCTCAGGCGGTCCGCTCGGTGCTCGGCCTTCCGCGCGAGAAACTCCCGGACGGCGCGGCGATCGACCTCGTCCTCAATCCCGCCCGCAACCGGATCCTCGGCGAGTCGCTCGTCCTGACGACCCTTTCCAAGCTCTCGCGGACGATGAACCATCCGCATTTCACGTTCCGCAAGAAGCTCTCCCACACCGCCGACTCGCAGGATCAGCGCCACCGGATGGTGCCCGGCTCGCGTCCGATCCTGCGCGCCCACTTCGTCCCCGGCCGACCGGATTACGTGCTGCCCCCCGTCCTCGAACGCAACGCCGCGGCCGCCGAGTCCGTGGCCGGGCTTTTCCGGCATGTCTGGCGGGCGATCGACGAGCTTCTCGGGCTCGGCGTTCCCTGGGAGTTCGCGCAGTATCTGCTCCCGAACGCCTTCCCCATCCGCTTCGAGGAATCCGGAGATCTCCTGCACTTCCACCACAAGTGGACCACGCGCCTGTGCTACCTGGCGCAGGAGGAGATCTGGCGCTGCTGCGTCGAAGAAGTCCGGCAGGTTTCCGGGATCCATCCCCTCATCGGCCGGCACCTGGCGGCGCCCTGCGCCCTGCGCAAGACGGCCGGAGCCACGCCCTACTGCCCGGAAGGAAACCGGTTCTGCGGCGTGCGCGTCTGGGAGCTGCCCGTCGAACGCTACGAACGGGTGATCTGA
- the pyk gene encoding pyruvate kinase has translation MSRTRVVATLGPATSSSDKIRALIEAGVDVFRLNFSHGTHEQHGALIKSIRRLAGDRPVGILQDLCGPKLRLSRPVRGRPGDVVEIDLPPTVRRGDPVLLADGLMQLEVIDARRSRVVVGGEIPAGKGINLPSSELDIPSLTDKDRADLEFGVAQGVDFVALSFVRRASDLDEVRACGLPVIAKIEKPEAVRRIEEIVRAADGVMVARGDLGVEIPIERVPVVQKRVIAMANREGKMVITATQMLRSMVDSPQPTRAEATDVANAALDGTDAVMLSEETAVGNYPLEAVRVMRRILEEAEPLVAPRGDVLGPDAADALAHTASGLAERVGASALVVLTSTGFTARKIACYRPRIPILVLTNSDVVRRRLSLVWGVEAILAPWFTEDAPVLDRFRESIRGRVPEGATVVVTAGWPFARPGTTNLIHVATV, from the coding sequence ATGAGCCGAACCCGCGTCGTTGCCACCCTCGGCCCCGCGACGAGCTCCTCCGACAAGATCCGGGCGCTCATCGAGGCGGGGGTGGACGTCTTCCGCCTGAATTTCTCGCACGGCACCCACGAGCAGCACGGGGCGCTCATCAAGTCCATCCGTCGCCTCGCGGGGGATCGTCCCGTGGGGATCCTGCAGGATCTCTGCGGCCCGAAACTGAGGCTGTCGCGGCCCGTCCGGGGGCGGCCCGGCGACGTCGTCGAGATCGATCTTCCGCCGACGGTGCGCCGCGGGGATCCCGTCCTTCTGGCCGACGGGCTCATGCAGCTCGAGGTCATCGACGCGCGCCGCAGCCGCGTCGTCGTCGGCGGAGAGATCCCGGCGGGCAAGGGCATCAACCTGCCGTCCTCGGAGCTCGACATTCCGTCCCTCACGGACAAGGACCGGGCGGATCTCGAATTCGGCGTGGCGCAGGGAGTGGATTTCGTCGCGCTGTCGTTCGTGCGCCGCGCCTCGGATCTCGACGAGGTGCGCGCGTGCGGGCTTCCGGTGATCGCCAAGATCGAAAAGCCCGAGGCGGTCCGGAGAATCGAGGAGATCGTGCGCGCGGCCGACGGCGTCATGGTGGCGCGGGGCGACCTCGGGGTGGAGATTCCGATCGAGCGGGTCCCCGTGGTCCAGAAGCGCGTGATCGCGATGGCCAACCGCGAGGGAAAGATGGTGATCACGGCCACCCAGATGCTGCGGTCCATGGTGGACAGCCCGCAGCCCACGCGCGCGGAAGCGACCGACGTGGCCAACGCGGCGCTCGACGGGACGGACGCGGTGATGTTGAGCGAGGAGACGGCGGTCGGGAACTATCCCCTCGAGGCGGTGCGGGTCATGCGGAGGATCCTCGAAGAGGCGGAGCCTCTCGTCGCCCCGCGAGGGGACGTGCTGGGTCCGGACGCGGCCGATGCGCTGGCCCACACCGCCAGCGGCCTGGCCGAGCGGGTCGGCGCCAGCGCCCTGGTCGTCCTGACGAGCACGGGTTTCACGGCGCGCAAGATCGCCTGCTACCGGCCGCGCATTCCGATTCTCGTGCTGACCAATTCGGACGTCGTTCGGCGGCGGCTGTCCCTCGTGTGGGGCGTGGAGGCGATTCTCGCGCCGTGGTTCACGGAGGACGCGCCGGTCCTGGACCGCTTTCGCGAGTCCATCCGCGGGCGGGTTCCGGAGGGGGCGACGGTGGTCGTCACCGCGGGCTGGCCCTTCGCCCGTCCCGGGACGACGAACCTGATCCACGTGGCCACCGTGTGA